The following proteins are encoded in a genomic region of Chitinophagaceae bacterium:
- a CDS encoding SAM-dependent methyltransferase gives MELGFGSGLNAALAFQFLDLNPNLKINYFSLDAYPVDSISLKEFNNNLTKQMPALSQKLELLQMAHWGEWVNFQKDFNLYKKKCFWNDRLEFTADIIFYDAFAPSVQPEMWIDHSGKLIYDRLRIGGIMVTYCVQGRFRRLLEECGFRTERLKGPPGKRIVLRALKE, from the coding sequence TTGGAGTTGGGTTTTGGCTCCGGCTTAAATGCTGCTTTGGCCTTTCAGTTTCTGGATTTGAATCCCAATCTAAAAATTAACTATTTCAGTCTTGATGCCTATCCGGTAGACAGCATTTCCCTAAAAGAGTTTAATAATAATCTGACAAAACAAATGCCCGCTTTGTCACAAAAATTAGAGTTACTCCAAATGGCACACTGGGGTGAATGGGTTAACTTTCAAAAGGATTTCAATTTATACAAGAAAAAATGTTTTTGGAATGATCGCTTAGAATTTACTGCAGATATAATATTTTATGATGCATTTGCCCCTTCTGTGCAACCTGAGATGTGGATTGACCATTCGGGAAAACTCATTTATGATCGTTTGAGAATAGGAGGGATAATGGTGACTTATTGTGTACAGGGACGATTCAGAAGGCTTTTGGAAGAATGCGGTTTCAGAACAGAAAGATTGAAGGGCCCACCCGGAAAAAGAATTGTTTTAAGAGCTTTAAAAGAATAA
- a CDS encoding pyridoxal phosphate-dependent aminotransferase, with protein MLTNTQLVNPNISGLKESATLAINGLVKDKRLRGELVYNMGLGQSPFPVPDAVVNALRNFAPQKDYLHVQGLYELREAISEFHFKKDSIKLNPENIIVGPGSKELLFLLQVAFSGDILLPSPCWVSYIPQAKIIGRKVSLIQTRFEDRWRITPELLDSVCNQRVDKDLPAVLILNYPGNPDGMTYSRDELKKLAKVARDNNIIILSDEIYGPLNHRDKHLSIARFYPEGTILSSGLSKWCGAGGWRLGSFSFPEGLDWLKDAMCVVASETFTSVSAPVQYAAIQAFKGGSDIERYLTHSRRILSVLGYETASILLKGGLKLHLPEGGFYHFVDFEPYRKKLAKLEIVNSVSLCNYMLEHLNVAALPGHSFARPLKELTVRMAYVDFDGTNALDQSYKTAISKNLDLSFCDTHCHNVLEGNRVIVKWLKSLS; from the coding sequence ATGCTTACTAATACTCAATTGGTTAATCCGAATATTTCGGGTTTGAAAGAGTCAGCAACACTGGCCATTAATGGATTGGTAAAAGATAAACGATTAAGAGGTGAACTTGTTTACAATATGGGTTTGGGTCAGTCACCATTTCCGGTTCCTGATGCTGTTGTGAATGCATTGAGAAATTTTGCCCCTCAAAAAGATTATTTACACGTACAGGGTTTGTATGAGTTACGGGAAGCTATCTCAGAGTTTCATTTTAAGAAGGACAGCATAAAGTTAAATCCGGAAAATATTATAGTTGGTCCGGGCTCCAAAGAGCTATTGTTTCTCTTACAGGTAGCCTTTTCAGGAGATATTTTATTGCCTAGCCCATGCTGGGTTTCATATATACCACAGGCAAAAATCATTGGACGAAAAGTTTCCCTGATACAAACCCGTTTTGAAGACCGCTGGCGAATTACCCCTGAGTTGCTGGATTCAGTATGTAACCAGAGAGTAGATAAAGACCTGCCGGCTGTTTTAATTTTAAATTATCCGGGAAACCCTGACGGCATGACTTATAGCAGGGATGAGTTAAAAAAATTAGCTAAAGTGGCTCGGGATAATAATATAATCATTCTTTCTGATGAAATTTACGGTCCGCTAAATCATAGAGATAAACATTTATCTATCGCAAGATTTTATCCGGAGGGAACAATTTTGAGTTCGGGTTTGTCGAAGTGGTGTGGAGCCGGTGGTTGGCGCCTCGGTTCCTTTTCTTTTCCGGAAGGTTTAGATTGGCTGAAAGATGCTATGTGTGTTGTTGCCAGCGAAACTTTTACCTCCGTAAGCGCTCCTGTCCAATATGCAGCAATACAGGCGTTTAAAGGAGGAAGTGATATTGAAAGATACCTGACTCACTCCAGACGCATACTATCCGTTTTAGGATATGAAACTGCAAGTATACTTCTTAAAGGAGGGCTTAAACTACATTTGCCGGAGGGAGGGTTTTATCATTTTGTAGATTTTGAACCTTATCGAAAGAAATTGGCAAAACTCGAGATAGTTAATAGCGTTTCATTGTGTAATTATATGTTAGAGCATCTCAATGTGGCTGCCCTGCCCGGTCATTCTTTTGCAAGACCACTGAAAGAGTTAACTGTTCGGATGGCGTATGTCGATTTTGATGGTACTAATGCTTTAGATCAAAGTTATAAGACAGCAATTAGTAAAAATCTGGATTTAAGCTTTTGTGATACTCATTGTCACAATGTACTGGAAGGAAATAGAGTTATTGTAAAATGGTTAAAATCACTAAGTTAA
- the hemA gene encoding glutamyl-tRNA reductase — protein sequence MKNYKVITITHKDTNIRELGDFLLPETNLKFGSGRNTEKSNPLELKLRSIMKEFNIAEMQYLSTCNRLCYFFVSNKNLDHTFIKDFFEYTLSHLSSDKISNAIKLARVYEGKNAINHIFEVVSSINSLVVGEREILKQYKDSYYACREMNLTGDALRIVYKKAVTTAKETFLQTDINKKPVSIVSLAIKELISNNVSKQSKILLIGAGQTNLLVSKFLLKHNFKNISVYNRTIENAEKIARKFKDGSFHSLDDLKSYSGNFDILISCINTNNAIIDKGFVLESRPTESSQKILIDLGVPQNIDNKCGALSNVKLIDIEYLKKLAVENICFREKEVKKAKTIILKSVEDFYKLYKERQIELAMSSLPDSIKDLRLKAIEEVFGKEVKKLDPYNRELIEKITGYMEKKYIGIPMRIAKEKLLDQLETE from the coding sequence TTGAAAAACTACAAAGTCATAACAATCACTCATAAAGATACCAATATCAGGGAATTAGGTGACTTTTTATTACCCGAAACCAACCTTAAATTTGGCTCCGGAAGAAATACTGAAAAAAGCAATCCTCTTGAACTAAAGCTCAGGAGCATAATGAAGGAATTTAATATTGCTGAAATGCAGTATTTATCTACTTGTAATCGCTTATGCTATTTTTTTGTTTCAAATAAAAATCTGGATCATACATTTATCAAAGATTTTTTTGAATATACTCTTTCACATTTATCATCAGATAAAATCAGCAATGCAATTAAGCTTGCCCGTGTTTACGAAGGTAAGAATGCTATCAATCATATTTTTGAAGTAGTAAGTTCTATCAACTCCTTAGTTGTTGGTGAAAGAGAAATCCTTAAGCAATATAAAGATTCTTATTATGCATGCAGAGAAATGAATTTAACCGGTGATGCACTAAGGATTGTGTATAAAAAAGCAGTAACCACTGCTAAAGAGACCTTTTTACAAACCGATATAAATAAAAAGCCGGTTTCTATTGTATCTCTTGCAATAAAGGAATTGATATCAAACAATGTAAGTAAGCAATCAAAAATTCTTTTAATCGGAGCCGGGCAAACAAATTTATTAGTCAGCAAATTTTTATTAAAACATAATTTTAAAAACATTAGTGTTTATAACAGAACCATTGAAAATGCAGAGAAAATAGCCCGTAAATTTAAAGATGGAAGCTTTCACTCACTGGATGATTTAAAGAGTTATTCCGGCAATTTTGACATTCTGATTAGTTGTATAAATACGAATAACGCAATTATTGATAAAGGTTTTGTCTTAGAAAGTAGACCCACAGAAAGTAGTCAAAAAATATTGATTGATTTGGGTGTACCCCAAAATATTGATAATAAATGTGGTGCACTATCAAACGTTAAGCTTATCGACATAGAATACCTAAAGAAATTAGCAGTTGAAAACATCTGTTTCAGAGAAAAAGAAGTAAAAAAAGCAAAGACAATTATCCTAAAATCTGTTGAGGACTTTTATAAACTATATAAAGAAAGACAAATTGAATTGGCAATGAGTAGTTTGCCTGACAGTATCAAAGACCTGCGCTTAAAAGCTATTGAAGAAGTTTTTGGTAAAGAAGTAAAAAAACTTGATCCTTACAATCGCGAGCTAATAGAAAAGATAACCGGGTATATGGAAAAGAAATATATCGGTATTCCCATGCGAATTGCAAAAGAAAAGTTGCTCGATCAGTTAGAAACAGAGTAA
- a CDS encoding hydroxymethylbilane synthase, giving the protein MDRTIIIGSRGSKLALWQAEYAKRKLADKGVNAEIKIIKTQGDKIQHLSFDKMEGKGFFTKELEEALLDKKIDLAVHSHKDLQTVSPKGLIIAGVSERANPSELLLIRKDAFKKDATLWLKDNAIVGTSAPRRKSQLLFFRNDLEIRDLRGNVQTRMQKLTDGKYDAILLAAAGLERLGITPETLIVKQLDPEYFIPAPAQGVLAYQIREEDLELQHFIQQIEDKASALITKLERELLKSIEGGCQIPAGIYCKSENNRYHLWSSLSNDAETTPKRIYLNFNDTSEFNADTITKQLKSKSRGKIFISRKLEKSSLFKKITEYNGYQITDKSFVDFSPIQFSLDNIECDWMFFTSKRAVDYFFKNPASQIFVKNKKIAAIGKSTALRIENEGHDVDFIGTQIRNTDIAESFEEKNRGEIILFPGAVNRSSKIIQLLHNSNDCKLLNIYENEPIEDPENMEDMDVLVFTSSLNARTYFKKHKAANHQKIVAIGKPTANTIEGFDVKVNAVAAVHTELALADALFSLELQN; this is encoded by the coding sequence ATGGACAGAACGATTATAATAGGAAGCAGGGGCAGTAAGCTGGCTCTCTGGCAGGCTGAGTATGCTAAAAGAAAATTAGCTGATAAAGGAGTAAATGCTGAAATTAAAATCATTAAAACACAAGGTGACAAAATTCAGCATTTAAGCTTTGATAAAATGGAAGGCAAAGGGTTTTTCACAAAGGAACTTGAAGAAGCCCTGCTCGATAAAAAAATAGATTTAGCCGTTCACTCTCATAAAGACCTGCAGACAGTTTCTCCCAAAGGACTTATTATAGCAGGTGTTTCAGAAAGAGCAAACCCTTCTGAGTTACTATTAATCCGAAAAGATGCATTTAAAAAAGATGCCACTTTGTGGTTAAAAGATAATGCCATAGTTGGAACATCTGCACCTAGAAGAAAGTCACAATTATTATTTTTTAGAAATGATTTAGAGATAAGAGACCTGAGAGGAAATGTACAGACAAGAATGCAGAAGCTGACTGATGGAAAGTATGATGCAATATTATTGGCAGCTGCCGGACTGGAAAGATTAGGAATTACGCCTGAAACACTCATTGTTAAGCAACTTGATCCTGAATACTTTATTCCGGCTCCTGCACAAGGCGTTTTAGCATATCAAATACGTGAAGAGGATTTAGAATTACAGCATTTCATTCAGCAAATAGAAGATAAAGCAAGCGCTTTAATCACAAAGTTAGAAAGAGAACTTTTGAAAAGTATCGAAGGGGGTTGTCAAATACCGGCAGGAATTTACTGTAAATCTGAAAACAATCGATACCATCTATGGAGCAGCCTTTCAAACGACGCTGAGACAACTCCCAAAAGAATATACCTGAACTTTAATGATACTAGTGAATTTAATGCAGATACCATTACTAAACAATTGAAATCTAAAAGCCGAGGCAAGATATTTATTTCCCGAAAATTAGAAAAAAGCTCCTTATTTAAAAAGATCACAGAATATAATGGTTATCAAATAACTGACAAATCATTTGTAGACTTTTCCCCTATTCAATTTAGTCTGGATAATATAGAATGTGACTGGATGTTCTTCACTTCTAAGCGAGCTGTTGACTATTTTTTTAAAAATCCGGCCTCTCAAATTTTTGTAAAAAATAAAAAGATAGCTGCTATTGGTAAATCAACGGCATTAAGAATTGAAAACGAAGGCCATGATGTTGATTTTATTGGAACCCAAATCAGGAATACGGATATAGCAGAAAGTTTTGAAGAGAAAAATAGAGGCGAAATAATTTTATTTCCGGGAGCGGTTAACCGTTCTTCTAAAATCATACAATTATTGCACAATAGTAATGATTGCAAGCTTCTCAACATCTACGAAAACGAACCTATAGAAGATCCTGAAAACATGGAAGATATGGATGTGCTTGTATTTACAAGTTCATTGAATGCCCGCACTTACTTTAAAAAGCATAAAGCAGCTAATCATCAAAAGATAGTTGCTATTGGTAAGCCGACGGCAAACACCATTGAAGGCTTTGATGTTAAAGTTAATGCAGTTGCAGCTGTACATACTGAACTGGCTTTAGCGGATGCTTTGTTTTCACTTGAGTTACAAAACTAA
- a CDS encoding ketosamine-3-kinase has protein sequence MSVELTEKLVLEAFTENNMPISQIHSMSAVGGGCIHNAVLLQTNKGPFFLKWNKGPYAFSQLLHEKIGLDYLNEKKVIRTPEVHFLYKVDELALLVLEYIVEGNPTTCDWRDFGVSIAKLHKHSLDKFGFKENNFIGSLPQSNEYQESWADFFIYQRIEPMLKMADQSGLIDSSLKKSFSNFYKSVNEIFPEENPALIHGDLWSGNFLFNKKGIPYIFDPAVYYGHREIELSFMKLFGGFSPEFFKSYDEAFPLKKGFEERVHFYNLYPLLVHVNLFGSSYLQGIKRALSKF, from the coding sequence ATGTCAGTTGAATTAACTGAAAAACTTGTATTAGAAGCTTTTACAGAGAATAATATGCCAATTTCGCAGATACACTCAATGTCTGCTGTAGGAGGTGGGTGTATACACAATGCTGTATTACTCCAAACAAATAAAGGGCCTTTTTTTCTTAAATGGAATAAAGGCCCTTACGCTTTTAGTCAATTGTTACATGAGAAAATTGGATTAGACTATCTTAACGAGAAAAAAGTAATTCGTACTCCTGAAGTACACTTTTTATATAAAGTCGATGAATTAGCTTTGCTGGTACTTGAGTATATAGTTGAAGGAAATCCGACAACTTGTGATTGGAGAGATTTTGGAGTGTCAATAGCTAAATTGCACAAGCATAGTCTAGATAAATTCGGATTCAAGGAAAATAATTTTATTGGAAGTTTACCTCAATCAAATGAATACCAAGAAAGTTGGGCAGACTTTTTTATTTATCAACGAATTGAACCTATGCTAAAAATGGCAGATCAAAGTGGTTTAATCGATTCAAGTTTAAAGAAGTCTTTTAGCAATTTTTATAAAAGTGTAAATGAAATCTTTCCTGAAGAGAATCCTGCTTTAATACATGGTGATTTGTGGTCAGGGAATTTTTTATTTAATAAAAAAGGTATTCCATACATTTTTGATCCCGCTGTATATTATGGACACAGAGAAATCGAACTGTCGTTTATGAAGCTTTTCGGTGGATTTTCACCGGAATTCTTTAAATCTTATGATGAAGCATTCCCTCTGAAAAAAGGATTTGAAGAGAGGGTACACTTCTACAATTTATATCCATTGCTGGTTCATGTAAACTTATTTGGCAGCAGCTATCTTCAGGGAATTAAAAGGGCTTTGTCAAAATTTTAG
- a CDS encoding DNA-binding response regulator, with protein MKEIKILIVDDHPMVRFGIKQLIESEKDIKVIGEASNGKEALSFIKEQMPDVILMDIKMPEMSGIDATKKIFEMFSDAKILALSMFSDSTYILNILEAGAAGYVLKNADKDELAEAIRVVNQGDSFFTDEVAKIMMDELVKSSKSIKKNDTESLVDSILSDKEKEIYDLILQGFDKKSIEDMMGMYSSTLRNYLYRIRNKFQKAGFYDQLKNVTSLK; from the coding sequence ATGAAAGAAATTAAAATTCTTATTGTTGACGACCATCCTATGGTTCGCTTTGGAATTAAACAGTTAATAGAGTCTGAAAAAGATATTAAAGTTATCGGAGAAGCATCTAATGGCAAAGAAGCTTTGAGTTTTATTAAAGAGCAAATGCCGGACGTAATTTTAATGGATATTAAAATGCCGGAAATGAGTGGAATTGATGCCACAAAAAAAATATTTGAAATGTTTAGCGATGCTAAAATTCTAGCTTTATCAATGTTTTCCGATAGCACTTATATTTTAAATATTTTAGAAGCCGGTGCCGCAGGTTATGTATTGAAAAATGCTGATAAAGATGAATTGGCTGAAGCGATACGTGTTGTTAATCAAGGGGATAGCTTTTTTACTGATGAAGTGGCTAAAATAATGATGGATGAACTAGTTAAAAGTTCAAAATCTATCAAAAAAAATGATACAGAAAGTTTAGTAGACAGTATTCTTTCAGATAAAGAGAAGGAAATTTATGATTTGATTCTTCAGGGCTTTGATAAAAAGTCAATTGAAGATATGATGGGTATGTATTCTTCAACTTTGAGGAATTATCTGTATAGAATCAGAAATAAATTCCAAAAAGCAGGTTTCTACGATCAGTTAAAAAATGTCACTTCCCTTAAGTAA
- a CDS encoding PAS domain S-box protein, giving the protein MRNRIDFKNMNQLLETLDDIVWSIEYPGFKRRFINSAAQKVLNIEIEKLYTDEYLWENLIYKSDLPKFKEEFEKLVKLGENNFEYRILRPDGQIRYIHERAWVVFDEDEKPIRVEGVAKDITSQKNTEDEFFKGKELYLTVLKNLPGFAVFVFSPFLKVIYADGKLLTEKKIDKKKLLNASLKRAIKNFTAEPLNLIRDVFKGHSFKFEAYNQANFYEFSFSPLRDKMGRIDSGILIVNDLTETKIYSNSVVRSVLQTQDLLNNKLALNIHEDLGQMIFSVKLQIDKMEKHIRNQDGAEAEELKKIKNHICEAIAQIKNISQDLSPSQLDDFGVQTALPNLCLEIERKKNVNITLRQKFRTGRFNKEFELSIYKFFQETLAILIDKQDSKNISIFISERGGYFNLKIVNDGISFDSDSMNYTFKLEARINAFNGSLRIIPGVDSLNKILIQIPVNEASVV; this is encoded by the coding sequence ATGCGCAACAGAATAGATTTCAAAAATATGAATCAACTGCTGGAAACATTAGACGATATAGTTTGGTCTATTGAATATCCCGGATTTAAAAGGCGTTTTATAAATTCAGCAGCTCAAAAAGTCCTGAATATTGAAATTGAAAAGTTGTATACAGATGAATATTTATGGGAGAATCTAATTTATAAAAGTGACTTACCTAAATTCAAAGAAGAATTTGAAAAACTAGTTAAGTTAGGAGAAAATAATTTTGAATACAGAATTTTAAGACCGGATGGTCAGATTCGTTATATACACGAAAGAGCTTGGGTTGTTTTCGATGAAGATGAAAAGCCAATCAGGGTTGAAGGGGTTGCAAAAGATATTACCAGCCAGAAAAATACTGAGGATGAATTTTTTAAAGGGAAGGAGCTTTATCTGACAGTTTTAAAAAACTTGCCCGGATTTGCCGTTTTTGTATTTTCCCCTTTTTTAAAGGTCATATATGCTGATGGTAAGCTGCTGACAGAAAAAAAAATAGATAAGAAAAAACTGCTTAATGCTTCTTTGAAAAGGGCTATAAAAAACTTCACAGCCGAACCTTTAAATCTGATTCGAGATGTTTTTAAAGGCCATTCTTTTAAGTTTGAGGCTTATAATCAAGCTAATTTTTATGAATTTTCATTTAGCCCCTTACGAGACAAGATGGGACGTATTGACTCCGGTATTTTGATAGTTAATGATCTGACTGAAACAAAAATCTATTCAAATAGTGTTGTGCGCTCAGTTTTGCAAACTCAAGATCTTTTAAACAATAAATTAGCACTAAACATACATGAAGATCTTGGGCAGATGATTTTTAGTGTTAAACTCCAGATAGATAAAATGGAAAAGCATATCCGAAATCAGGATGGAGCAGAAGCCGAAGAGCTTAAGAAGATAAAAAATCATATCTGTGAAGCTATTGCACAAATCAAGAATATTTCTCAGGACCTGTCACCTAGTCAGCTGGATGACTTTGGAGTCCAAACAGCCCTGCCAAATCTGTGTTTAGAGATAGAAAGGAAAAAAAATGTCAACATTACACTACGCCAAAAGTTTAGAACAGGTAGATTCAATAAAGAATTTGAATTAAGTATTTATAAATTTTTTCAGGAAACATTAGCTATATTGATTGATAAACAAGACTCTAAAAATATAAGTATATTTATAAGTGAGAGAGGTGGCTATTTTAATCTGAAAATAGTAAATGATGGCATTAGTTTTGATAGTGATTCAATGAATTATACATTCAAATTGGAAGCAAGAATAAACGCTTTTAACGGAAGCTTGAGAATAATTCCGGGGGTTGATAGTCTGAATAAAATTTTAATACAGATTCCCGTAAATGAAGCCTCAGTAGTTTAG
- the sppA gene encoding signal peptide peptidase SppA, protein MKSFFKIFFATILGFFTSLIILFFFGMIMIFAIVSSFSKEEKVSLEPNTILKLDLNYQIPERTSNNPFDRISFPSMESTNFLGLDEITTNIRKAAQSDDVKGIYLNLGIMTSGYATLETIRRELDKFRETGKFVVAYGEMINQRAYYLGSVADYLFLNPVGLLELRGFSSEVVFFKNMFEKLGIEFQVFDAGKYKSASEPFRLEKMSDANREQLEEYIFDVYHNYLDKVATSRNIEFNRLDEIATEFEARYPSIALELDMVDGLMYEDEVRDHIRSKLALTQDEKFPLISLNRFRSVPGEKESASRDRIAVLYAEGTIVDGKGSRDNIGSESFVSTLRKIKEDDRNKALVIRINSPGGSALASEVILREINQVKEKMPVIVTMGNVAASGGYYMACTADKIFAQDFTVTGSIGVFGLLPNMEGFFNEKIGLTFDRVQTGRFSDLGDVSRPLNEFEKEIIQSAVDSIYINFKQRVSDGRGFSMEYTESVSQGRIFSGTMALENQLVDTLGNLSDAIAYAAWVSELETYRIAYYPEQKDPFESLLEGFAGGIQKRILQTAMGKTFQYYQQAEQALEYHPFQARMPFEIRLN, encoded by the coding sequence ATGAAATCATTTTTTAAAATATTTTTCGCCACAATTTTAGGCTTTTTTACCTCATTGATAATCTTATTCTTTTTCGGAATGATAATGATTTTTGCAATTGTATCTTCTTTCAGCAAGGAAGAGAAGGTTAGCCTTGAGCCCAATACCATTTTAAAATTAGACTTGAATTACCAAATCCCTGAAAGAACCAGTAATAATCCTTTTGACAGAATTAGCTTCCCAAGTATGGAGTCAACTAACTTTCTGGGTTTGGATGAGATAACGACAAATATCCGTAAAGCTGCTCAAAGTGATGATGTTAAAGGGATATATTTGAATTTAGGTATCATGACTTCCGGCTATGCAACTCTGGAAACAATTCGCAGAGAATTGGATAAATTTCGTGAAACCGGAAAGTTTGTTGTTGCTTATGGGGAAATGATTAATCAAAGAGCTTATTATTTAGGGTCTGTTGCCGACTATCTTTTTTTAAATCCGGTAGGTTTATTGGAATTAAGAGGGTTTAGCAGTGAGGTTGTTTTCTTTAAAAATATGTTTGAGAAGTTAGGAATAGAATTTCAGGTTTTTGATGCCGGTAAGTATAAAAGTGCTTCTGAGCCATTTCGATTAGAAAAAATGAGTGATGCCAACAGAGAGCAGCTTGAAGAATATATCTTTGATGTTTACCACAATTATCTTGATAAAGTTGCTACGTCAAGAAACATAGAATTTAACCGATTGGATGAAATTGCTACTGAATTTGAAGCCAGATATCCTTCAATTGCCTTGGAGCTTGATATGGTTGACGGCTTAATGTATGAAGATGAAGTCCGCGATCATATCCGTTCAAAGTTAGCTTTAACTCAGGATGAGAAATTTCCACTTATTTCATTAAATCGCTTCCGTTCTGTTCCCGGAGAAAAAGAATCGGCCAGTAGAGACAGAATTGCAGTACTTTATGCTGAAGGTACAATAGTCGATGGTAAAGGTTCCAGAGATAATATTGGTTCTGAGAGTTTTGTTTCAACCCTTCGCAAAATAAAAGAAGATGATAGAAATAAGGCTTTGGTAATTCGAATTAACTCACCCGGAGGAAGTGCTTTAGCTTCAGAAGTTATTTTAAGAGAGATAAATCAGGTTAAAGAAAAAATGCCTGTCATTGTTACTATGGGCAATGTAGCAGCTTCCGGCGGATATTATATGGCCTGTACTGCTGATAAGATTTTTGCACAAGATTTTACAGTTACCGGATCTATTGGTGTATTTGGATTATTGCCGAATATGGAAGGCTTTTTTAATGAAAAAATAGGGTTGACATTTGACAGAGTACAAACCGGAAGATTTTCTGATTTAGGTGATGTTTCCAGACCTTTAAATGAATTTGAAAAAGAAATTATTCAAAGTGCAGTAGATAGCATATACATTAACTTTAAACAAAGAGTCTCAGATGGCAGAGGCTTTTCAATGGAATATACAGAATCAGTCTCTCAGGGTAGAATTTTCTCAGGAACTATGGCTCTTGAAAACCAACTCGTAGATACTTTGGGCAATTTATCTGATGCTATAGCTTATGCCGCCTGGGTTTCAGAACTGGAAACTTATAGAATTGCATATTATCCTGAGCAAAAAGACCCTTTTGAAAGTTTGTTGGAGGGATTTGCAGGCGGAATTCAGAAAAGAATATTGCAAACTGCTATGGGTAAAACCTTTCAATACTATCAACAAGCAGAACAGGCTTTAGAATATCACCCTTTTCAGGCCCGCATGCCTTTTGAAATTCGCTTAAATTAA
- the folK gene encoding 2-amino-4-hydroxy-6-hydroxymethyldihydropteridine diphosphokinase, with product MKKTPKKKLQLYYHILTGGNVGNVLSNLLRTEELLKSNAGQIKNASWIYKTSAWGEENQSFFLNRVLILESPFKPDSLIEITQKIERIIGRQKTYKWGPREIDIDILCCENKVFKSDKLTIPHPEILNRRFTLVPFNEISPEYVLPVIEISISKALDLCEDNSPVEKYCNPLNWQNA from the coding sequence ATTAAGAAAACCCCCAAAAAAAAACTTCAATTGTATTACCATATTCTAACCGGAGGAAATGTAGGAAATGTTTTATCAAATCTTCTAAGAACGGAAGAGTTGTTAAAATCAAATGCCGGTCAAATCAAAAATGCCTCGTGGATATATAAGACTTCGGCTTGGGGAGAAGAAAATCAGTCTTTTTTTTTAAACAGAGTCTTGATTCTTGAAAGCCCTTTCAAGCCTGATAGTCTTATTGAAATTACTCAAAAAATAGAGCGAATTATTGGTCGACAAAAAACGTATAAATGGGGTCCGAGAGAAATTGACATAGATATCCTATGTTGTGAAAATAAAGTATTTAAAAGTGATAAACTGACGATTCCACATCCGGAAATTTTAAATCGTCGATTTACCTTAGTTCCTTTCAATGAGATTTCACCGGAATATGTACTGCCAGTAATTGAAATCAGCATATCAAAAGCACTTGATTTATGCGAAGATAATAGCCCTGTTGAAAAATATTGCAATCCATTAAACTGGCAAAATGCATGA
- a CDS encoding deoxynucleoside kinase, with translation MENQYIVIEGNIGAGKTTLVEKSASLINAKTLFESFADNPFLPKFYENPKRNAFPLELFFMAERYQQLIDDFNAPDLFQQITIADYHFSKSLLFASITLSELELKLFKRLYEIIYSNLPKPDLVIYIHVPIERLKRQIALRGREYEQSISSEYLKKVEQAYFTFFRNLENCPVVVVHAGEEEFIENTQNFNAIQRIMNKKWESKMHEIWLNN, from the coding sequence ATGGAAAATCAATATATAGTAATAGAAGGAAATATAGGAGCCGGCAAAACTACGCTTGTTGAAAAATCTGCTTCATTAATCAATGCAAAAACTCTTTTTGAGTCCTTTGCTGACAATCCCTTTCTTCCAAAGTTTTATGAAAACCCTAAGCGAAATGCTTTCCCCTTAGAATTATTTTTTATGGCAGAACGCTATCAGCAACTGATCGATGATTTTAATGCGCCGGATTTATTTCAGCAGATTACTATTGCGGATTATCACTTTTCTAAATCGCTTTTGTTTGCCTCTATAACACTTTCAGAGTTGGAATTAAAACTTTTCAAAAGACTTTATGAGATTATTTATTCCAATTTACCTAAGCCGGATTTAGTTATTTATATACACGTTCCAATTGAACGGCTGAAAAGACAGATTGCCTTGCGTGGTCGTGAATATGAACAATCTATCTCTTCCGAGTATCTTAAAAAAGTGGAGCAAGCCTATTTTACATTTTTTAGGAATTTGGAAAATTGCCCGGTTGTAGTTGTGCATGCAGGAGAAGAAGAGTTTATTGAAAACACCCAAAATTTTAACGCCATTCAACGTATTATGAATAAAAAATGGGAAAGTAAAATGCATGAAATATGGCTAAATAATTAA